Proteins from a single region of Mumia flava:
- a CDS encoding ArsR/SmtB family transcription factor produces the protein MVARIEYELAGLDLAEVRFVVSPLNELTLSLRTWRDPGRYPVHLPWLRHTQPARGRLDRTLLLSLVSPELRTPDFLTPRPTGPLTRIEDELAAVARTPASVVREDLAEVHPDGLPSVLDGSAAAVRSRIVAVLTSYWETCFAPWWPRMRSILEADVVHRGRTMSRRGTAAMFADLSDRVAFADGTVTVRLSNPLYYRRSTAGEGLTLVPSLFTRGASVPVSAEEPPLIMYGARGVGTLWEAGRADEPAAALAAVLGEVRAGLLTTLATPASTTELAGRLGVTPSAVSQHLRALRDAGLLSAARAGRSVLYLRSELGDDLVGGGRGAVTPRGTNEA, from the coding sequence ATGGTCGCGCGGATCGAGTACGAGCTGGCGGGGCTGGATCTCGCGGAGGTGCGGTTCGTGGTGTCGCCCCTGAACGAGCTGACGCTGTCGTTGCGGACCTGGCGCGACCCGGGCCGCTACCCGGTCCACCTGCCGTGGCTGCGGCACACCCAGCCCGCGCGCGGCCGGCTCGACCGCACGCTCCTCCTGTCGCTGGTCAGCCCGGAGCTGCGCACGCCCGACTTCCTCACCCCGCGCCCCACCGGACCGCTCACCCGGATCGAGGACGAGCTCGCCGCGGTCGCCCGTACGCCCGCTTCCGTGGTGCGCGAGGACCTCGCCGAGGTGCATCCCGACGGACTCCCGTCGGTGCTGGACGGGTCGGCGGCGGCCGTACGGTCCCGGATCGTCGCCGTGCTCACGTCCTACTGGGAGACCTGCTTCGCGCCCTGGTGGCCGCGGATGCGCTCCATCCTGGAGGCCGACGTCGTGCACCGCGGACGGACGATGTCGCGGCGCGGCACAGCGGCGATGTTCGCGGACCTGAGCGACCGCGTCGCATTCGCCGACGGCACCGTGACGGTGCGCCTGAGCAACCCGCTGTACTACCGCCGCAGCACCGCCGGCGAGGGGCTCACCCTCGTGCCGTCGCTCTTCACCCGTGGCGCCTCGGTCCCGGTGTCGGCCGAGGAGCCGCCACTGATCATGTACGGCGCCCGCGGTGTCGGGACCCTCTGGGAAGCGGGCCGCGCCGACGAGCCCGCAGCGGCGCTGGCCGCCGTGCTCGGGGAGGTCCGCGCCGGTCTGCTCACCACCCTGGCGACGCCGGCCTCGACGACGGAGCTCGCCGGGAGGCTCGGCGTCACCCCGAGCGCCGTCAGCCAGCACCTGCGTGCGCTGCGCGACGCCGGGCTGCTGTCCGCCGCGCGCGCCGGCCGCTCCGTGCTCTACCTGCGCTCCGAGCTCGGCGACGACCTCGTCGGCGGGGGTCGGGGAGCCGTGACGCCGCGTGGTACGAACGAGGCGTGA
- a CDS encoding GNAT family N-acetyltransferase, translating into MSEIRTERLLLRSYVPSDAPRVLDLRSRYEVIRWLSDPPYVLMETLDEAEAWIAKESAPNPDPRMRSYAVEVADTGLVVGTVMVAALPRTEPPEYQIGWHLHPDSQGRGYATEAARALLDDTFVRFDGSGPDRPPVDELWCDMFADNDASAAVARRLGFRDTGIRDDPWYDGDGHIFVMTRADWERAGGTQPVG; encoded by the coding sequence GTGAGCGAGATCCGGACCGAGCGTCTGCTCCTGCGGTCGTACGTCCCCTCCGACGCACCCCGCGTCCTCGACCTGCGCAGCCGGTACGAGGTGATCCGCTGGCTGAGCGACCCGCCGTACGTCCTGATGGAGACCCTGGACGAGGCCGAGGCGTGGATCGCGAAGGAGTCGGCCCCGAACCCCGACCCGCGGATGCGCTCGTACGCCGTCGAGGTCGCGGACACCGGGCTCGTCGTCGGGACCGTGATGGTCGCGGCGCTGCCGCGGACCGAGCCGCCGGAGTACCAGATCGGCTGGCACCTGCACCCCGACAGCCAGGGCCGTGGTTACGCGACCGAGGCGGCCCGTGCGCTGCTCGACGACACGTTCGTGCGGTTCGACGGCAGCGGGCCCGACCGGCCGCCCGTCGACGAGCTGTGGTGCGACATGTTCGCCGACAACGACGCCTCCGCGGCGGTCGCGCGGCGGCTCGGGTTCCGCGACACCGGCATCCGTGACGACCCGTGGTACGACGGCGACGGGCACATCTTCGTGATGACCCGGGCCGACTGGGAGCGAGCCGGTGGGACGCAGCCCGTAGGCTAG